CGACCTGGACCGAGGACCCGGTCAGGTCGTAGATCTGCAGGCTCGCCGCGACCGAGGTCAGATGGGTGCCGACCATGGAGATCGCCTGGGTGGCGAACACCAGCCGGTAGTCCCTGCTGGAACGCAACGGTGCGACGTCGACGACGACTTCTCCCAGACGCAACGCGATCCCCTAACCCCGCGCGGACGCGCTGTCGGACCGGGTGGACGTGTTGCCGGCCTGCGCGGGCACGACGTACGGCGCGACGCTGCGCAACTTCTCGCAGGTCTCCTCCAGTTCACGCGCCGGGGTCGAGCCCGCGAGGATGCCGGCGCCCGCCCTGAGCCAGGTGCGGCCGTCCTCCTCGAACAGGCTGCGCAGCACGAGGGCCGCGTCGAGGTCCCCGGCGCTGCCGGCCATCAGGACGGCTCCGCTGTAGATGCCGCGCCGGCCGCCCTCGATGCGGGCGATGCAGTCGTAGGCGGGCATCTTGGGGATGCCGGAGGCGGTGACGGCCGGGAACACGGCCCGCAGCACGTCCCAGGCGGTGGCCCGCTCGGCGAGCCGGCCGTGCACGCTGGAGCCGAGGTGCTGCACACTGCCGCGCTGGCGGACGCTGAGCAGGTCGCGGACCGAGACCGTGCCCGGGCGGCACACGGTGGCGAGTTCCTCCTCCGCGAGTTTCACGGAGAGGACGTGTTCGGAGATCTCCTTGGGATCGGCGAGGAGTTCGGCGCGCAGCCGCTCGTCCTCCCGTTCGCCGAAGCCGCGCGCGCGGGTGCCTGCCAGAGGCTGGGTGACGACCTCGCCGTCGGCGCCGACCTCGGCGACGGTCTCGGGGCTGAAGCCGAGGACCCGGCGCCCGCCGAGGTTCAACAGGAAGGACCGGGCAGGGGTGTTGTGCGACCTGCCGTGCAGATAGGTGCCGACGAAGTCCACCGGGAAGGGCACCGGCACGGTCCGCGAGAGGATCACCTTCTGCAGCTCGCCGCCGGACCGGATCTCCTCGAGCGCCCGGGCGACCATGCCCGGGTAGCGGCCCTCGGCGTCCGTGACGTCGACCGGCCGGGGCGCGGCGACGGGTTGGGAGCCGGTCCGCGCGAGTAACGCGAGCAGCGCCTGCAGTGTCTCCTCGTCCACGCTGCGCACCAGGGCGCTGCCCTGACGGAGCCTCACTTCGCTGTGGGGTACGACGAGATGGAGCAGGTCCGCGTCGCCCGCCCGGTCGGGCCGGCCGGCGTGGAGGTGGGAGAACTCGAAGGCCATCCACCCGTAGGCGTGCCAGTCCTCGACGTCCATCCCCGCGAGTTGTTCCCGGACCTGGCCCAGCGGGTGCGGGCCGAGCGTGGTCACGGTCTCGTCGGCGAGCAGCCGTGCGCGCACCCCGGAGCGGGTGACCACGACCTCGCCGAGCACCCCTCCGGCGAACCAGAACTCGCCTTCCCGCTCATAGACCACGTGCTGGTCGAACAGGTCCGACTCGGCCAGACGCGCGGCCAACTGGACCGGATCTCCCGGAAGTTCCGTCTCCGCGCTCCGATACCGCAGCAAGGACCCACCTCCATGGACTTAGGCTAACCTAACCTAATCAGCTACGACCCTAGCCTCCGTCTCGGAGGCGCGTCCAGATCACACGACAGGCTCGCCTCCGACCGGTCCGCGACCCGCCGCGATCACACGCGGCGGGGTTGACCCGCACCGATCATCAGGCGAGCCTTTCCGCAACGGCAGGCGGGAGTTGAGCATGCTCGACGGTTGGGTGCCCTGGCCCGAGTCCCTGGCGGAGCGGTACCGGGCCGAGGGGTTCTGGCAGGGCCGTCCGCTGGACCGGCTGCTGCGGGACCGGGCCGAGCGCGATCCGGGGCGCACGGCGCTCGTGGACGCGGACGGCGACCGGTGGACGTACGCGGAACTGGACGCGCGCGCCGACCGCACAGCCGCCGGCCTCCGCCGCCTCGGCATCGGCACGGGCGACCGGGTAGTCGTCCAACTCCCCAACACCGACGCCTTCGTGGTGCTGTTCTTCGCGCTGCTGCGGGCGGGCGCGGTGCCCGTCCTGACGCTGCCCGCGCACCGCGAGAGCGAGATCGTGCACGTCGCCGGGACCGCGGGCGCCGTCGCGTACGCCATCCCCGACGTGCACGACCGCTTCGACCACCGCACGCTCGCCCGCGCCCTGCGCAAGGCGGTGCCCTCCGTCGCGCACGTCCTGGTGGCCGGGGACCCGGCGGAGTTCACCGCCCTCGCGGACGTCGACGCCGCGCCCTGCCCGCTGCCGGTGCCGGACCCGTCCGACGTGGCGGTGCTGCTGCTGTCCGGCGGCACCACCGGCAAGCCGAAGCTGATCCCGCGCACGCACGACGACTACGCCTACAACGTCCGGGCCAGCGCGGAGGTCTGCGGCTTCGACGAGACGACCGTGTACCTGGTGGTGCTGCCCACCGCGCACAACTTCGCCCTCGCCTGCCCCGGGCTGCTGGGCACCCTTCTGGCCGGCGGCACGGTCGTCCTCTCCCCGACCCCCAGTCCCGAGGACGCCTTCGCGCTGGTCGAGCGGGAGGGGGTCACCGCCACGGCCGTCGTCCCGCCGATCGCGCTGCTCTGGCTGGACGCGGTGGAGTGGGAGGACGCCGACCTGTCCTCGCTGCGGCTGCTCCAGGTCGGCGGCTCCAAGCTGGGCGCCGAGCCCGCCGCCCGGGTCCGGCCCGCCCTCGGCTGCACCCTCCAGCAGGTCTTCGGCATGGCCGAGGGACTGCTCAACTACACGCGCCTGAACGACCCCGAGGAGCTGGTGCTGCACACCCAGGGCCGGCCGCTCTCCCCCGGCGACGAGATCAGGGTCGTCGACCCGGACGGCCACGACGTACCGCCCGGCGCCACCGGCGAGCTGCTCACCCGTGGCCCCTACACCCTGCGCGGCTACTACCGGGCGCCCGAGCACAACGCCCGCTCCTTCACCCCGGACGGCTTCTACCGCACCGGCGACCTCGTCCGGGTGCTGCCCTCGGGCCATCTCGTCGTCGAGGGGCGGGAGAAGGACCAGATCAACCGGGGCGGCGACAAGATCTCCGCCGAGGAGCTGGAGAACCACCTCCTCGCCCACCCCGGCGTGCACGACGCGGCCGTGGTCGGCATGCCCGACGCGACGCTCGGCGAACGCACCTGCGCCTATCTCGTGCCGCGCGGACAGGCCCCGACCCAACGGGAGTTGTCGGCGTTCCTCACCGAACGCGGCGTGGCCGCCTACAAGTTGCCCGACCGGGTGGAACTCACCGACACCCTCCCCCGCACCTCCGTCGGGAAGACCGACAAGAAGGCGCTGGGGCACCGGATCACCGAACTCCTGCGCGCGGAGGGCCCCGTTGGCGGCTGATCCGGGCGGCGCCACCGCCACCGTACGACCACCTGGGCGACCGCCCGGGCGCGGCCGGGCCGCCACCCGCACCCTCGCCGTGCTCGGCTCGCTGCTCCTGCTGCTCGTGGCCGTGCTGCTCAGCCTGGCGGTCGGCTCGCGCTCGCTGGCGCCGTCCACCGTGCTGGACGCCCTGCTGCACGACGACGGGTCGATCGCGGCGTCCGTGGTGTGGGACGTACGGGTGCCCCGCACCGTCGCCGGCGTCGCGGCCGGCGCCGCCCTCGGTGTCGCGGGCGCCCTGATCCAGGCGCTGACCCGCAACCCGCTGGCCGATCCCGGGCTGCTCGGCATCAACGCGGGCGCCGCCACCGGGGTGGTGTTCGCCCTCACCGCGTTGGGCCTGACCAGCACGTGGGCGTCGGTGTGGTTCGCGATGGCCGGCGCGGTGGTCGCCGGACTGCTCGCCTACTCGCTGGCCTCCGGCGGGCGCGGCGGGGCCACCCCGGAACGGCTCGCGCTGGGCGGGGCCGTGGTCACCGCCGTGTTCACCGGCGTCGGCCAGACGCTGATGCTGCTCGACGCCCAGGCGCTGGACCAACTGCGCTTCTGGAGCGTGGGCTCGCTCGCCCGCGCCGACGGCGAAACGCTCGCCGCCCTCATGCCGTTCGTCGGAGCCGGCCTGCTGCTGGCCCTGTCGCTGGTGCGGCCGCTGAACGCGATGGCGCTCGGCGACGAGTCCGCCCGCGCCCTGGGCGCCCACCTGAACCGGACCCGCTTCCTGGGGCTGCTGGCGGTGACGCTGCTGTGCGGCGCGGCGACCTCGGCCGTCGGCCCGCTGGTCTTCGTCGGCCTCGCCGTCCCTCACGTGGCCCGCATGATCGCGGGCGCCGACCAGCGCTGGACGCTGCCGCTGTCCATGCTGCTCGCGCCCTCGCTGCTGCTGCTCGCCGACGTCCTCGGCCGGGTCGTCGTACGCCCCGACGAGCTCGACGCGGGCGTGGTCACGGCGGTGGTCGGCGCCCCGGTGTTCATCGCGCTGGTCCGCCACCGCAGAGTGGTGGCGGTGTGACGGTGACCGGCCCGCCCACGGAGACCGCGCCCACCGCCCGCCGGGCCCGGGTCGTCCGCAGCCGCTCCCACCGCCTCTCGGTGCGGGTGGAGGTCCGGGCGTTCACGGTCTGTCTCGTGGTGCTCGCCCTCACCGCCGGGATCGGCGTCCTCGCCCTGGGCACCGGCGAGTACCCGGTCTCCCCGGCGGACGTGGTGCGCACCCTGCTGGGCAACGGCAGCAGGCGCACGGACTTCGTGGTGAACCAGCTACGGCTGCCCCGGCTGCTGACCGGCATCCTGGTGGGGGCCGCGCTCGGGCTCAGCGGAGCCCTCTTCCAGAGCCTGACCCGCAACCCGCTGGGCAGCCCGGACCTCGTCGGCTTCACCTACGGCTCGGCCACCGGCGGTCTGCTCGTCGTGCTGACCGTGGGCGGCACCGGCGGGCAGATCGCGGCGGGCGCGGTGGGCGGCGGCCTGCTCACCGCCCTGCTGGTGTACGTCCTCGCCTGGCGGCACGGCATCCACGGCTACCGCCTCGTCCTGGTCGGCATCGGGGTGAGCGCCCTGCTCCAGGGGGTCAACGCCTATCTGCTCGCCAAGGCCCGTTTCACGCAGGCCGCGCAGGCCATGGTGTGGCTCAACGGCAGCCTCAACGGCCGGGGTTGGCAGGACGTCCGGCCCGTCGCCCTCGGGCTCCTCGTGCTGCTGCCGCTCGTCGCGCCGGCGGCGGGCCGGCTGAAGGTCCTGGAGATGGGCGACGACGTGGCGGGCGGCCTCGGGGTGCCCGTGCAGCGCACCCGCCTGGCGTTGCTGGTGCTGGCCACGGCGGCCTGCGCGGTGGCCACGGCGGCGGCCGGCCCGATCCCGTTCGTGGCCCTCATCGCCCCCCAGCTGGCCCGCCGCCTCACCCGTGTCGCCGGCCCCAACCCGGCCGCCGCCACCTGCACCGGCGCGCTGCTCGTCGTCAGCGCGGACTTCGCGTCCCAACGCGTCCACGAGGCGGCCCAGTTGCCGGTGGGCGTGGTGACGGCGGTGGTCGGCGGGCTGTATCTGGGGCTGCTGCTGCGCCGCCAGCGGCGGGCCGGGCGGATCTGAGGCGGCAGGCCGCCGGAGGGCCTCCGGCAGCCTGCCGTGGGTGAACTACGCGTCGGCGTGGGCGAGTTCTATGTCGTGGTCGTCCACGTCGCCGCCGCCGAGGCTGACGCCGGTCGCCCGGGGCGGATAGCCGGTCGCGATGACGGTGTACGGGCCGCCGTCCAGGTCGGAGAACGCGTACGCCCCGTCGCGCCCGGTCCTGGCGGTCGCGACGACGTTCCCCGCGGCGTCGACCAGGGTCACCCGCGCGTCGCCCAGCGGAGCGCCCGCGCCGCGCACGGTGCCCCGCACCTGCGCGCCGGCCCGCAGCTCCACGTCGACCCGGGTGACACCGGTGACGCGGATCTCCACGGGCAGGGCCAGCGGGCGGTGCTTGGGCGAGCTGACCGCGAGGGTCACGGGCCCGGGCACCAGGTCGGCGACGGAGAACTCGCCTATGCCGTCGGTCTGCGTGGTGGCCAGCACGTCGCCGCGGACGTCGGTGAGGATGACCACCGCCCCGGCGACCGGCACCCCGCCGTCCGCGGTCCGCACCACACCGGCCAGCCCGCTGGAACCGCTGAGCAGCACGTCGTACGTCACCGGCGTCGCCCCGACCACCACCGTCGTCGCCTGCGGCTGATGGCCGTCGGCGGAGGCGATGAGCACGTACGTGCCCTCCCCGGGCGCCTCGACGGCGTAGACGCCGTCCGCCTCGGCGACCGCCCGGCTCAACTGCCGTCCGTCCAGCGAGATCAGCGTCACCGCCGCCCCGCCCACCGGCACGCCCTCCGCGCCCCGCACCTGCCCGCGCACCGGGTGCCCGCCACCGGCCGGACCGCCATCGCCCGGACGGCCGTCGGTCAGCCCCGGCACCGTCGCCACGAGCTCCGCGACGGCGCGGGCCAGCGGCACGGCGAGGGCGGCGCCCACCGCCTGCTCGTCCGGTGCGCCGGCCTGTTCCACGGCCACCGGCTCCGTGACGGTCTCCTTGGCCGCCGTCCGCTGCCGCGGGAGGAACGCGGCGACGAGAAGCGCGAGGAGTGCCGCGCCCGCGCCGACGGCCATGACGACCTTGAAGCTGTTCTCCGAGGGCAGCACGGTGGTGCCGAAGGGGGTGGTCATCCGGGCCAGGATCACACCGGCGACGGCGCTGGCACTGGTGGTGCCGATGGACCGCATCAGGGTGTTGAGGCTGTTCGCGGCGGCCGTCTCGGAGGGGTCCACTGCGCCCATGATGAGCGCGGGCATGGCCCCGTAGCCGAACCCGATGCCGGCGCCGACGACGCAGGAGACCAGGACGAGCTGCCACACCGCGTCCATCAGCACGATGCCGAGGCCGTAGCCCACGGCGACGACGACGGCGCCCAGCATCAGCGTCACCTTCGGGCCCCGCGCCTTGGAGACCAGCGCGGAGAGGGGCGCGGTGGCCATCATCACCAGCCCCGTGGGGGCCATGACCAGGCCGACGGCCAGTAGCGACCTACCCAGACCGTAGCCCGTCGCCTCGGGCAGTCGCAGGAGTCGGGGCAGGACCAGGGACATCGCGAACATGGAGAAACCGAAGGCCGTCGAGGCGAGGTCGGTCACCAGCACCTGACGGCGGGCGGTGGTCCGCAGGTCCACCAGGGGGTCCCCGACCCGCAGTTCGAACAGGCCCCACAGCAGCAGGACGACGACCGCCGCGCCGAAGAGCCCGAGGGTGGTGGCGCTGCCCCAGCCCCAGTCGGCCCCCTTGGAGATCGCCAGCAGCAGACAGACCAGCCCGGCCGCCATGCCGAGAGCGCCGACCAGGTCGAAGCGTCCGCCCGAGCGCACCTTCGACTCGGGCACGAACAGCGGGACGAGCACGACGGCGACCACACCGAGGGCGGCCGACGTCCAGAACAGCATGTGCCAGTCGAAGTGGTCCGCGATGAGCGCGGCGGCGGGCAGCCCCAAGGCGCCGCCGACGCCGAGGGAGGCGCTCATGAGGGCGGTCGCCGAACCGAGCCGCTCGGCGGGCAGTTCGTCGCGCATGATGCTGATGCCGAGCGGGACGACCCCGCAGGCGAGTCCTTGCAGGCCCCGGCCCACGATCATCAGCGGGAGCCCGTCGCTGAGGGCGGCCGTGACCGATCCGGCGATCAGCGGGAACAGGCTGACCAGCAGCATGCGGCGCTTGCCGTACATGTCGCCGAGCCGGCCCATGACGGGGGTGGCGACGGCGGCCGCGAGAAGCGTGGCGGTGACCGCCCAGACGGCGTCCGAGGCCGGGGCGTCCAGCAGCTTCGGCAGCTCCGGGACGATCGGGATCACCAGGGTCTGCATCAGCGAGACCACGATCCCGCCGAAGGCGAGCACCGCCACGACGAGGCCGGGCCGCGGTGCGGCAGGCCCCTCCCCCGTCTCCGTCTCCGCAGACCGGGGTTGCGCATGGGACATAGTCGGGGCCTCCGTGGGGGATGCGGTTCTGCACGACTGCGGAGCATCGTATGCCCACTTGATTGACTCAAGCAGCTAGCGCTTTCGGTGCGCGGAGCCTGAAGAAACCGGGCAGAAGGAGCAGGCAGAAGGGGACCGGACAGGAGGCCCCTCCTGCCCGGTCTCACACGGCCGTCAGCCCACGGTTTCGGGCGGCTCCGCTACAGCGCGCGCTCCAGGTGGTCCGCCACCAGCTTCACGAACCGTCCGGGCTCCTTGGGCCGCCCGCCCTCGGCGAGGACCGCCAGGCCGTGCAGCAACTCGGCGGTGTCGGCGAGCCCCGCGTGGTCCTCGCGCTCCTTGTAGGCCTGGTTGAGGCCCTTCACGAGCAGGTGGTCGGGGTTGAGTTCGAGGATCCGCAGGGCGCGCGGCACCTCCTGCCCCATCGCGCGGTACATGTTCTCCAGCGCCGGGGTGAGGTCGTGCGCGTCGGAGACGATGCACGCCGGGGACACGGTGAGACGGGACGACAGCCGCACCTCCTTGACGTCCTCGGCCAGTTGCTCCTTCATCCAGCCGAGCAGCGCGGCGTACTCCTCACCCTGCTTCTCCCGCTCGCCGTCGGCCTTCTCGTCGTCCTCGCCGCCGAGGTCGACCTCGCCCTTGGCGACGGACCGCAGCGGCCTGCCGTCGAACTCGCCCACCGCGTCGACCCACACCTCGTCGACCGGGTCGGTGAGCAGCAGGACCTCGATGCCCTTCGCCGAGAACGCCTCCATGTGCGGGGAGTTCTCGATGCTCTGCCGGGACTCGCCGGTCAGGTAGTAGACGGCGTCCTGCCCGTCCTTCATCCGCTCCACGTAGCTCTTCAGCGTGGTCGGCTCGTCCTCGCTGTGCGTGGTCGCGAACGAGGAGACCGCGAGGAGGGTGTCGCGGTTGTCGGAGTCGGACAGCAGCCCCTCCTTCAGGACGGCGCCGAACTCCCGCCAGAACGTGGCGTACCGGTCGGGGGCCGCGGTCATCATGTCCTTGACCGTCGACACGACCTTCTTGGTGAGCCGGCGCTGCATCATCTTGATGTGCCGGTCCTGCTGGAGGATCTCGCGGGAGACGTTCAGCGAGAGGTCCGCGGCGTCGACCACGCCCTTGACGAAGCGCAGGTACGGCGGCAGCAGCGCCTCGCAGTCGTCCATGATGAAGACGCGCTTCACATAGAGCTGCACACCGCGCTTGTAGCCCTGGTTGTACAGGTCGTGCGGGGCGTGCGACGGGACGAACAGCAGCGCCTGGTACTCGAAGGTGCCCTCCGCCTGGAGCCGGACGGTCTCCAGCGGTTCACGCCAGTCGTGGCTGATGTGCTTGTACAGCTCGTGGTACTCGTCGTCGGACACCTCGTCGCGCGGACGCGCCCACAGGGCCTTCATCGAGTTCAGCGTCTCGGGTTCAGGCACGGTGTCGGCGGTTTCGGAGGCGTCGGCGGTGTCGGCGGTCTTGGAGGTGTCGCCGCCGGGCGCCGTCGGGACCATCCGGATCGGCCAGGTGATGAAGTCCGAGTAGCGCTTGACGATCTCCTTGATCGTCCAGTCCGAGGTGTAGTCGTGCAGTTGGTCGTCGGAGTCGGCGGGCTTGAAGTGCAGCGTGACCGTCGTGCCCTGCGGCGCGTCGTCCACCCGCTCCAGCGTGTACGTGCCCTCACCGCGCGACGACCAGCGGGTGCCGTGGCTCTCGCCGGCGCGCCGGGTCAGCAGCGTCATCTCGTCGGCCACCATGAAGCCGGAGTAGAAGCCGACGCCGAACTGCCCGATGAGCCCCTCGGCCCCTGCCTCCTCCTGGGCCTCCCGCAGCTCCTGCGCGAACTTCGCCGTACCCGAGTTGGCGATCGTGCCGATGAGCCGGCCGACCTCCTCGTACGACATTCCGATGCCGTTGTCCCGCACCGTCAGGGTGCGGGCCTCGGCGTCGGTCTCGAGGTCGATGTGCAGGTCGGAGACGTCCGCGTCGAGCGCGTCGTCCCGCAGCGCGGCGAGGCGCAGCTTGTCCAGCGCGTCGGAGGCGTTGGAGACGAGCTCGCGAAGAAAGACGTCCTTGTTCGAGTAGACCGAGTGGATCATCAACTGCAACAGCTGACGGGCCTCTACCTGGAACTCAAACGTTTCGGTCGACATGGCTGGCGTGTTCCTCACAGGTTCCGGGGTCTCCTGGACTGGCGAGAGCAACTGTAAAACACCAAGTCAGGGTGGAGTGCCCCCTGTTCTACGCCGTCCTCTTCGAACCCCTACAACCCCCTACCCCTTCGGACTCGTCCGCACGGCCGGGCGCCGTCAGCGCATGAGCGCGCCGCGGAGCGTGAGGCCGTAGCCGACGCGCAGCCGCCGCAGCTCCCACAGGGCCACCGCGGTGACCGACAGCGGGGCGCCCAGCACGAGCCCGATCCGCACCGGTACCGGCGCGCCCTCGTACGCCCCGGTGACCAGGTCGAGCAGTGCCATCTCCCATACGAGCACCAGCGCCAGCAGCGGCGGGACCGTCTCGTGCATGTCGGCGGTGCGGAAGACGTGCACCAGGGACAGTCCGACGCCGTAGATCACGAACGGGAGGATCCAGACGATCGCGAACAGTGTGACGAGGACGGTGACCACCGTCATCACGGGGTTCGTGGCGAACCGCCCGTCGACGAAACCGGTGAGCACGAACGCCGGGAACACGGCCACCGCGGCGATGATCGCCACGATCGAGCCGAACGGCTTGGCCGCCCGCCGCAGCAACTCCCGCCGGGCCGGCGGACGGGCAACGCCGATCAGCACGCCGACGACCACCGGGAAGGTCACCGCCAGAACGAGGACGTTGTTCCATGACTGATCGACGCGGTCGCTCGCGAAATCCCCCACGGACCGGGCGAGTCGGTAAGACACCATCACCCACACCACGGCGGCCAGACCGACGCCGGTACGGATCTTCTGCATCCGGGCGACCACCGGATCGTCGACCCGCCCCGGCCGCGACGGCCGAAAGACCTTACGCCCGACGGCGATCGGACCGACGGCCCGCCACAGCCGCCGGAACAGCCCCACGCGCGGCACGGGCGGCGGCACCGGCGGCGGTCCGTAGGGCTGGTGCGGCTGATACGGCTGGTTCGGCTGATACGGCTGCTGGTAAGGGTCGTACGGTGGCCGGCCGCCCTGCTGGTTCCAGGCGTTCATGTAGCGGGCTCCCCCGAGTCACGGCTGATGTGCTGCTGCGCTGATGTGCTGAATGTGTTGATGGCGCTGATGAGTTGGCGAACTGACGGGCTTAAGCGACAGACGCGTCGCGGAAGTTTAGTGGTCGCACCCGCGCATGCCGGAGATACCCGGAAATCAGCGCGGAATCTCCTCCACCTCCGCGAAGCCTTCTATCCCGCTCCACCGAAGCCGGGTCAGCG
The Streptomyces sp. NBC_01485 genome window above contains:
- a CDS encoding salicylate synthase, which translates into the protein MLRYRSAETELPGDPVQLAARLAESDLFDQHVVYEREGEFWFAGGVLGEVVVTRSGVRARLLADETVTTLGPHPLGQVREQLAGMDVEDWHAYGWMAFEFSHLHAGRPDRAGDADLLHLVVPHSEVRLRQGSALVRSVDEETLQALLALLARTGSQPVAAPRPVDVTDAEGRYPGMVARALEEIRSGGELQKVILSRTVPVPFPVDFVGTYLHGRSHNTPARSFLLNLGGRRVLGFSPETVAEVGADGEVVTQPLAGTRARGFGEREDERLRAELLADPKEISEHVLSVKLAEEELATVCRPGTVSVRDLLSVRQRGSVQHLGSSVHGRLAERATAWDVLRAVFPAVTASGIPKMPAYDCIARIEGGRRGIYSGAVLMAGSAGDLDAALVLRSLFEEDGRTWLRAGAGILAGSTPARELEETCEKLRSVAPYVVPAQAGNTSTRSDSASARG
- a CDS encoding (2,3-dihydroxybenzoyl)adenylate synthase, whose translation is MLDGWVPWPESLAERYRAEGFWQGRPLDRLLRDRAERDPGRTALVDADGDRWTYAELDARADRTAAGLRRLGIGTGDRVVVQLPNTDAFVVLFFALLRAGAVPVLTLPAHRESEIVHVAGTAGAVAYAIPDVHDRFDHRTLARALRKAVPSVAHVLVAGDPAEFTALADVDAAPCPLPVPDPSDVAVLLLSGGTTGKPKLIPRTHDDYAYNVRASAEVCGFDETTVYLVVLPTAHNFALACPGLLGTLLAGGTVVLSPTPSPEDAFALVEREGVTATAVVPPIALLWLDAVEWEDADLSSLRLLQVGGSKLGAEPAARVRPALGCTLQQVFGMAEGLLNYTRLNDPEELVLHTQGRPLSPGDEIRVVDPDGHDVPPGATGELLTRGPYTLRGYYRAPEHNARSFTPDGFYRTGDLVRVLPSGHLVVEGREKDQINRGGDKISAEELENHLLAHPGVHDAAVVGMPDATLGERTCAYLVPRGQAPTQRELSAFLTERGVAAYKLPDRVELTDTLPRTSVGKTDKKALGHRITELLRAEGPVGG
- a CDS encoding FecCD family ABC transporter permease; the protein is MAADPGGATATVRPPGRPPGRGRAATRTLAVLGSLLLLLVAVLLSLAVGSRSLAPSTVLDALLHDDGSIAASVVWDVRVPRTVAGVAAGAALGVAGALIQALTRNPLADPGLLGINAGAATGVVFALTALGLTSTWASVWFAMAGAVVAGLLAYSLASGGRGGATPERLALGGAVVTAVFTGVGQTLMLLDAQALDQLRFWSVGSLARADGETLAALMPFVGAGLLLALSLVRPLNAMALGDESARALGAHLNRTRFLGLLAVTLLCGAATSAVGPLVFVGLAVPHVARMIAGADQRWTLPLSMLLAPSLLLLADVLGRVVVRPDELDAGVVTAVVGAPVFIALVRHRRVVAV
- a CDS encoding FecCD family ABC transporter permease — translated: MTGPPTETAPTARRARVVRSRSHRLSVRVEVRAFTVCLVVLALTAGIGVLALGTGEYPVSPADVVRTLLGNGSRRTDFVVNQLRLPRLLTGILVGAALGLSGALFQSLTRNPLGSPDLVGFTYGSATGGLLVVLTVGGTGGQIAAGAVGGGLLTALLVYVLAWRHGIHGYRLVLVGIGVSALLQGVNAYLLAKARFTQAAQAMVWLNGSLNGRGWQDVRPVALGLLVLLPLVAPAAGRLKVLEMGDDVAGGLGVPVQRTRLALLVLATAACAVATAAAGPIPFVALIAPQLARRLTRVAGPNPAAATCTGALLVVSADFASQRVHEAAQLPVGVVTAVVGGLYLGLLLRRQRRAGRI
- a CDS encoding MFS transporter; the encoded protein is MSHAQPRSAETETGEGPAAPRPGLVVAVLAFGGIVVSLMQTLVIPIVPELPKLLDAPASDAVWAVTATLLAAAVATPVMGRLGDMYGKRRMLLVSLFPLIAGSVTAALSDGLPLMIVGRGLQGLACGVVPLGISIMRDELPAERLGSATALMSASLGVGGALGLPAAALIADHFDWHMLFWTSAALGVVAVVLVPLFVPESKVRSGGRFDLVGALGMAAGLVCLLLAISKGADWGWGSATTLGLFGAAVVVLLLWGLFELRVGDPLVDLRTTARRQVLVTDLASTAFGFSMFAMSLVLPRLLRLPEATGYGLGRSLLAVGLVMAPTGLVMMATAPLSALVSKARGPKVTLMLGAVVVAVGYGLGIVLMDAVWQLVLVSCVVGAGIGFGYGAMPALIMGAVDPSETAAANSLNTLMRSIGTTSASAVAGVILARMTTPFGTTVLPSENSFKVVMAVGAGAALLALLVAAFLPRQRTAAKETVTEPVAVEQAGAPDEQAVGAALAVPLARAVAELVATVPGLTDGRPGDGGPAGGGHPVRGQVRGAEGVPVGGAAVTLISLDGRQLSRAVAEADGVYAVEAPGEGTYVLIASADGHQPQATTVVVGATPVTYDVLLSGSSGLAGVVRTADGGVPVAGAVVILTDVRGDVLATTQTDGIGEFSVADLVPGPVTLAVSSPKHRPLALPVEIRVTGVTRVDVELRAGAQVRGTVRGAGAPLGDARVTLVDAAGNVVATARTGRDGAYAFSDLDGGPYTVIATGYPPRATGVSLGGGDVDDHDIELAHADA
- the htpG gene encoding molecular chaperone HtpG — protein: MSTETFEFQVEARQLLQLMIHSVYSNKDVFLRELVSNASDALDKLRLAALRDDALDADVSDLHIDLETDAEARTLTVRDNGIGMSYEEVGRLIGTIANSGTAKFAQELREAQEEAGAEGLIGQFGVGFYSGFMVADEMTLLTRRAGESHGTRWSSRGEGTYTLERVDDAPQGTTVTLHFKPADSDDQLHDYTSDWTIKEIVKRYSDFITWPIRMVPTAPGGDTSKTADTADASETADTVPEPETLNSMKALWARPRDEVSDDEYHELYKHISHDWREPLETVRLQAEGTFEYQALLFVPSHAPHDLYNQGYKRGVQLYVKRVFIMDDCEALLPPYLRFVKGVVDAADLSLNVSREILQQDRHIKMMQRRLTKKVVSTVKDMMTAAPDRYATFWREFGAVLKEGLLSDSDNRDTLLAVSSFATTHSEDEPTTLKSYVERMKDGQDAVYYLTGESRQSIENSPHMEAFSAKGIEVLLLTDPVDEVWVDAVGEFDGRPLRSVAKGEVDLGGEDDEKADGEREKQGEEYAALLGWMKEQLAEDVKEVRLSSRLTVSPACIVSDAHDLTPALENMYRAMGQEVPRALRILELNPDHLLVKGLNQAYKEREDHAGLADTAELLHGLAVLAEGGRPKEPGRFVKLVADHLERAL